One window of Brevibacillus choshinensis genomic DNA carries:
- the pknB gene encoding Stk1 family PASTA domain-containing Ser/Thr kinase: MEGQRLGGRYQLEARVGGGGMAIVYKAKDLILNRPVAVKVLRSQFGTDEDFVNRFRREAQAVASLSHPNVVGVYDVGQEGDTHYMVMEYIEGYTLKEVIIQRGALPVEEAVRIAEQICDALDHAHQNQIIHRDIKPHNIMIGKNGRVKVTDFGIARAVTSTTITHTNAMLGSVHYFSPEQARGGITGEKSDIYSLGIVLYEMVTGELPFSGDSPISVALKHLQEPLPEPRQVNPAIPQSVENVILKALVKDPFLRYSSAREMLEDLETCLFPERLNEEKLTFPEDEEMTRVVPIITQDMLDNHGNGRTGGGTRSRYEQQRDDDEEQKPQKKWWMKTLFWAAGIGLFLVLAFFGFNFLLNVFPSVPEVQVPYVEGTEVTLAQKKIEDANLVANIVEEANDTIEKGMVIRQDPAPPMRLKEKAIVTLYVSKGQQPVPMPNLVSLSRTVAEQTLKQLGFKTENITFEEVEDDKAEAGEVIGQSPEATTNVFPTKDSVRVTVSKGKAYVKMPDVTGKTMEQARVELFKLGLAIGEIKEEPSFKYDKAGVVLSTHPYEVGMNVQKGVAIPLTVSNGQYPQDAKLANAPVYVEVVPGETAEIKIEVSDSRGDTQVFKETITESKEYDVPVVLSPQKDAVIKVFKKDPTKNEYVEYQTIPISYSSLP, translated from the coding sequence TGGAAGCCCGCGTCGGCGGGGGTGGTATGGCTATCGTATACAAAGCCAAGGATTTGATTTTGAATCGTCCAGTTGCGGTGAAAGTTTTGCGTTCACAATTCGGAACGGACGAAGACTTCGTAAACCGGTTCAGACGGGAAGCGCAGGCGGTTGCAAGCCTGTCTCACCCCAATGTGGTCGGGGTTTACGATGTCGGACAAGAAGGCGATACCCATTACATGGTGATGGAATACATAGAAGGCTACACGCTGAAAGAAGTTATTATTCAGCGAGGAGCTCTGCCTGTGGAAGAAGCGGTGAGGATCGCTGAACAAATTTGCGATGCGCTCGACCACGCCCATCAAAATCAGATCATTCACAGAGATATTAAGCCGCACAACATCATGATTGGGAAAAATGGACGAGTGAAAGTGACAGACTTCGGGATTGCCCGTGCAGTGACTTCTACAACCATTACCCATACAAATGCCATGCTGGGCTCGGTTCATTATTTTTCTCCCGAACAGGCAAGAGGCGGTATCACAGGGGAAAAGTCAGATATTTACTCGCTGGGGATCGTGCTGTATGAGATGGTGACAGGAGAGTTGCCGTTTTCGGGTGATTCGCCAATTTCCGTAGCTCTCAAGCACTTGCAGGAACCTCTGCCGGAGCCTCGTCAAGTAAACCCGGCTATCCCGCAAAGCGTGGAAAATGTCATTCTCAAAGCCTTGGTGAAGGATCCTTTCCTGCGCTATTCGTCTGCGCGTGAAATGCTTGAAGATTTGGAGACATGCCTTTTTCCAGAGCGCTTGAACGAGGAAAAGCTCACCTTCCCTGAGGATGAAGAGATGACTCGCGTGGTGCCGATCATTACGCAGGACATGCTCGACAACCATGGAAATGGCCGGACTGGCGGCGGAACGAGAAGTCGCTACGAGCAGCAACGTGATGACGACGAAGAGCAGAAGCCGCAGAAAAAATGGTGGATGAAAACCTTGTTTTGGGCTGCTGGTATCGGTCTGTTTCTCGTGCTGGCGTTCTTCGGATTCAACTTCTTGTTGAATGTCTTCCCATCGGTGCCAGAGGTCCAGGTTCCTTATGTAGAAGGAACAGAAGTAACCTTGGCACAGAAAAAGATCGAGGATGCCAATCTGGTCGCGAATATCGTCGAGGAAGCCAATGACACGATCGAAAAAGGCATGGTCATTAGGCAAGATCCGGCACCGCCCATGCGTTTAAAGGAAAAGGCTATCGTGACGCTCTATGTGAGTAAAGGGCAGCAGCCGGTACCTATGCCAAATCTTGTCTCCTTGTCCCGTACGGTTGCTGAGCAAACATTGAAGCAACTGGGCTTCAAAACGGAAAATATCACCTTTGAAGAAGTCGAGGATGACAAGGCGGAAGCAGGCGAGGTCATTGGCCAATCGCCAGAAGCAACCACGAACGTATTCCCGACGAAAGACAGTGTGCGCGTGACGGTAAGTAAAGGCAAAGCTTATGTAAAGATGCCTGACGTTACCGGAAAAACCATGGAGCAAGCACGGGTAGAGCTGTTTAAGCTCGGACTTGCTATCGGGGAGATCAAAGAAGAACCGAGCTTTAAGTACGATAAAGCGGGAGTCGTACTCTCGACGCATCCTTACGAAGTAGGCATGAACGTCCAAAAAGGGGTCGCGATCCCACTTACCGTGAGTAACGGTCAGTATCCTCAGGATGCGAAGCTCGCCAATGCACCTGTGTATGTAGAAGTCGTTCCAGGAGAGACTGCGGAGATCAAAATCGAAGTAAGTGATTCTCGTGGAGATACACAGGTCTTTAAAGAGACGATTACCGAGAGCAAAGAGTACGATGTCCCGGTAGTCTTGTCACCGCAAAAAGATGCCGTCATCAAGGTGTTTAAGAAGGATCCTACGAAAAATGAGTATGTGGAATACCAGACCATTCCGATTTCGTACAGCAGCTTGCCATAA
- the rsgA gene encoding ribosome small subunit-dependent GTPase A — MPEGRIVKALSGFYYVADEGRIFSCRARGLFKKKGAKVNPLVGDWVVYDAINEEEGYVMEVGERTSELVRPPISNVDQAVLVFSMYKPAFSALLLDKFLVHTEKAGIDSVIILSKADQVSEEEVAAVVQKYEAIGYTVIPTSTKQQRGLQEVRDILHDRISVFAGQSGVGKSSLINALFPGVSLQTGDVSEKLGRGKHTTRHVELIALDGGGYVADTPGFSSLEFMDLTELDLAEAFRDFSDRAPDCKFRGCLHVTEPSCAVQDAVESGELSKERYENYLQFREELKEYQRRNKPW; from the coding sequence ATGCCAGAAGGACGGATTGTGAAAGCTTTGAGCGGGTTCTACTACGTCGCCGATGAAGGACGTATTTTCAGTTGTCGTGCGCGTGGGCTTTTCAAGAAAAAGGGAGCAAAGGTGAATCCGCTCGTAGGCGACTGGGTAGTCTACGATGCGATCAACGAAGAAGAAGGGTATGTCATGGAGGTGGGTGAGAGGACCAGCGAGCTGGTTCGTCCGCCCATTTCCAATGTGGATCAGGCGGTACTCGTCTTTTCGATGTACAAGCCGGCGTTTAGTGCACTTCTGCTGGACAAGTTTTTGGTGCATACCGAGAAGGCAGGAATCGACTCGGTCATCATCCTGTCAAAAGCCGATCAGGTGTCTGAAGAAGAGGTTGCGGCCGTCGTTCAAAAATACGAAGCGATTGGGTACACTGTCATCCCGACATCCACAAAGCAGCAACGGGGTTTGCAGGAGGTTCGCGACATTTTGCACGATCGGATCTCTGTCTTCGCTGGACAGTCTGGCGTTGGGAAATCATCCCTGATCAATGCGTTATTCCCGGGGGTCAGCTTGCAGACAGGCGATGTCAGCGAAAAGCTGGGGCGTGGGAAGCATACGACTCGTCACGTGGAGCTCATTGCTTTGGATGGTGGGGGATATGTAGCGGATACGCCAGGCTTCAGTTCCCTGGAATTCATGGATTTGACGGAGCTGGATCTGGCTGAAGCGTTCCGGGACTTCTCGGACCGCGCTCCCGATTGCAAGTTCCGAGGTTGTTTGCATGTCACAGAACCGTCATGCGCTGTTCAGGATGCAGTCGAATCAGGGGAACTGAGCAAAGAGCGGTATGAAAACTACTTGCAATTCCGAGAAGAGCTGAAAGAATATCAACGGAGGAATAAACCATGGTAA
- the rpe gene encoding ribulose-phosphate 3-epimerase translates to MVKIAPSILSADFARLGEEIQDVERGGADWIHVDVMDGHFVPNITIGPLIVDAIRPVTKLPLDVHLMIEEPDRYIPQFAKSGADWITVHQEACRHLHRTLHLIKEQGVKAGVVLNPATSLATIEHVLSDLDMVLLMTVNPGFGGQKFIHNVVPKIKELRRMLNERGLGHVEIEIDGGVNTETARLCEEAGATVLVAGNAVFNQKDRAQAIAAIRG, encoded by the coding sequence ATGGTAAAAATCGCACCTTCGATCCTATCAGCAGATTTTGCTAGATTGGGAGAAGAGATACAGGATGTCGAACGGGGAGGAGCAGACTGGATTCACGTTGATGTCATGGATGGACATTTTGTTCCAAACATCACGATTGGGCCGTTGATCGTGGATGCGATTCGCCCAGTGACTAAATTGCCGCTCGACGTACATCTGATGATCGAGGAACCGGACCGTTACATTCCCCAGTTCGCGAAGAGTGGAGCGGACTGGATCACCGTTCATCAGGAAGCGTGCCGCCATTTGCACCGCACCCTCCATTTGATCAAGGAACAAGGTGTTAAGGCAGGTGTCGTCTTGAATCCAGCTACGTCTTTGGCGACGATCGAGCATGTCCTCTCCGATCTGGATATGGTGCTCCTGATGACTGTTAACCCTGGTTTTGGTGGACAGAAATTTATTCACAACGTGGTACCGAAGATCAAGGAGCTGCGTCGCATGCTAAACGAACGCGGCCTGGGGCATGTAGAGATCGAGATCGATGGCGGAGTGAATACGGAAACTGCACGTTTGTGTGAGGAAGCCGGTGCGACAGTCCTGGTTGCAGGAAATGCTGTGTTCAACCAAAAAGACCGCGCTCAGGCGATTGCTGCCATTCGCGGGTAG